Proteins encoded by one window of Salvia splendens isolate huo1 chromosome 5, SspV2, whole genome shotgun sequence:
- the LOC121805929 gene encoding phospholipid-transporting ATPase 2-like isoform X1: MKRYVYINDENLAKDIYCDNRISNRKYTIWNFLPKNLWEQFSRFMNQYFLLIACLQLWSLITPVNPASTWGPLIFIFAVSASKEAWDDYNRYLLDKKANEKEVWIVRQGIRKLIQAQDICIGNIVWLRENDEVPCDLVLLGTADPQGFCYVETAALDGETDLKTRSIPSACMGIDVDLLHKIKGVIECPSPDKDIRRFDANMRLFPPFLDNDVFPLTIKNTLLQSCYLRNTEWACGVAVYTGNQTKLGMCRGIPEPKLTAVDAMIDKLTGAIFVFQIVVVIVLGIAGNVWKDTEGRKLWYVRYPKEGPWYELLVIPLRFELLCSIMIPISIKVSLDLVKSLYAKFIDWDDQMVDPETGIRSNATNTAISEDLGQVEYILTDKTGTLTENKMIFKRCCISGRFYGNESGDALTDAQLLNDVSTGSADVIKFLKVMAICNTVIPVRSKSGTISYKALSQDEEALVCAASRLRMIFENKNGNILDIKFNASPLRYEVLDTLEFTSDRKRMSVVVRDCQSGEIFLLSKGADETILPLTYTGQQVRTFAEAVEQYAQMGLRTLCLAWRKLDEGEYQEWASMFKEANSTLVDREWRVAEVCQRLEHDLEILGVAAIEDRLQEGVPETIETLRKAGINFWMLTGDKMNTAIQIALSCNFVSPEPKGQLLIIDGKTEDEVCRSLERVLLTTRITESEPKDVAFVVDGWALEIALKHYRKAFTELAILSRTAICCRVTPSQKAQLVELLKLCDYRTLAIGDGGNDVRMIQQADIGVGISGREGLQAARAADYSIGKFRFLKRLILVHGRYSYNRTAFLSQYSFYKSLLICFIQIFSSFISGVSGTSLFNSVSLMAYNVFYTSVPVLVSVLDKDLSERTVMQHPQILFYCQAGRLLNPSTFAGWFGRSLFHAIVVFVITIHSYAFEKSEMEEVAMVALSGCIWLQAFVVALETNSFTILQHLAIWGNLLGFYVINWIVSAIPASGMYTIMFRLCKQPSYWVTMILIVATGMGPVLALKYLRYTYRSSKINILQQAERLGGPILSLGIIEPQSRSPLDKDLAPLSITQPKNRTSVYEPLLSESPSATRRSIGPAQRFDYFQSQSPLASTYTRKDN, encoded by the exons ATGAAGCGATATGTATACATAAATGATGAAAATCTAGCAAAAGATATCTACTGCGACAATCGTATATCAAATAGAAAGTATACCATCTGGAATTTTCTCCCCAAAAATCTATGGGAACAATTCAG CCGTTTTATGAATCAATACTTTTTGTTGATTGCCTGCCTTCAACTTTGGTCCCTCATCACTCCTGTCAATCCTGCAAGTACTTGGGGTCCCCTTATATTCATATTTGCAGTCTCAGCAAGTAAAGAAGCATGGGATGATTACAATAGATATCTCTTAGATAAGAAAGCAAATGAAAAAGAAGTTTGGATTGTGAGGCAGGGTATCAGAAAGCTT ATTCAAGCCCAAGATATTTGTATCGGGAACATAGTATGGCTCCGTGAAAATGATGAAGTTCCTTGTGATCTTGTGTTACTTGGCACAGCTGATCCACAAGGGTTTTGCTATGTGGAG ACAGCAGCACTAGATGGAGAAACTGACCTAAAGACACGGTCAATACCTTCTGCTTGCATGGGAATAGATGTTGATTTGTTGCACAAAATCAAG GGTGTGATTGAGTGTCCCAGTCCAGATAAGGATATTAGGAGGTTTGATGCCAACATGCGACTGTTTCCTCCATTTCTTGATAATGATGTTTTCCCCTTGACAATTAAAaacacacttcttcaatcatgctACTTAAGGAACACAGAATGGGCATGTGGAGTTGCTGTATACACGG GCAATCAAACCAAGCTGGGCATGTGTAGGGGTATACCTGAACCAAAGCTTACAGCTGTAGATGCCATGATTGACAAATTGACTGGAGCAATATTCGTTTTCCAGATAGTTGTCGTCATTGTTCTAGGCATAGCTGGGAATGTTTGGAAGGACACAGAAGGGAGGAAG CTATGGTATGTTCGATATCCAAAAGAAGGTCCTTGGTATGAGCTTCTGGTCATCCCCCTTCGATTTGAACTACTTTGCTCCATCATGATTCCTATATCCATAAAG GTGTCCTTAGATCTAGTTAAAAGCTTGTATGCCAAATTTATAGATTGGGATGACCAGATGGTTGATCCAGAAACAGGGATTCGGTCGAATGCAACTAA CACAGCAATCAGTGAGGACTTGGGACAAGTTGAATATATATTGACAGATAAGACAGGAACtcttactgaaaataaaatgatCTTTAAAAGATGCTGCATAAGTGGGAGATTCTATGGGAATGAGAGTGGGGATGCCTTGACAG ATGCCCAGCTGCTTAATGATGTATCCACTGGGTCTGCTGATGTCATTAAATTTCTCAAAGTTATGGCCATATGCAATACTGTAATTCCTGTACGAAG CAAAAGTGGAACAATTTCATACAAGGCACTATCCCAAGATGAAGAAGCCCTTGTATGTGCTGCTTCCCGTTTGCGCATGATTTTTGAGAATAAAAATGGGAATATTCTTG ATATCAAATTCAATGCATCTCCATTGCGATATGAAGTGCTAGACACTCTGGAGTTCACATCTGACAGGAAAAGAATGTCAGTGGTGGTTAGGGACTGCCAAAGTGGAGAAATCTTTCTCTTGTCAAAAGGAGCGGATGAAACTATTCTTCCTCTTACCTATACTG GGCAACAGGTTAGAACTTTTGCTGAAGCTGTAGAACAGTATGCTCAAATGGGTCTGAGAACATTGTGCCTTGCTTGGCGCAAATTAGATGAGGGAGAATATCAGGAATGGGCCTCTATGTTTAAAGAGGCTAATAGTACTCTAGTTGATAGAGAG TGGAGAGTAGCTGAAGTCTGCCAAAGATTAGAGCATGATCTTGAGATCCTTGGTGTAGCTGCCATAGAGGATCGTCTACAG GAGGGTGTTCCAGAGACAATTGAAACTCTTAGGAAAGCTGGAATAAATTTTTGGATGTTGACTGGGGACAAGATGAACACAGCTATACAAATTGCTCTTTCCTGCAATTTTGTGTCCCCAG AGCCTAAAGGCCAGCTTCTGATTATTGATGGGAAAACTGAGGATGAAGTATGTAGGAGCTTGGAGCGAGTTTTGCTAACTACGAGAATCACAGAGTCTGAACCCAAG GATGTAGCTTTTGTTGTTGATGGCTGGGCTCTTGAAATTGCCCTCAAGCATTACCGCAAAGCATTCACAGAACTTGCGATTTTGTCACGAACAGCTATTTGCTGTCGTGTTACTCCATCCCAGAAGGCTCAG ctGGTAGAACTTCTGAAGTTATGTGATTACAGAACTCTGGCCATTGGGGATGGTGGAAACGATGTGAGGATGATCCAACAAGCTGACATAGGGGTTGGCATTAGTGGAAGAGAAGGACTGCAGGCAGCCAGGGCAGCTGATTATAGCATCGGAA AATTCAGATTTTTGAAAAGACTGATACTTGTGCATGGACGCTATTCATACAACCGCACAGCATTTCTTTCCCAATATTCCTTCTATAAGTCGTTGTTGATATGTTTTATCCAGATCTT TTCCTCTTTCATTTCAGGTGTCTCTGGAACCAGTCTATTCAACTCGGTCAGCTTGATGGCTTATAATGTGTTTTACACGAGTGTTCCGGTTCTGGTCAGTGTTCTCGACAAAGATCTTAGTGAAAGAACTGTAATGCAACATCCCCAGATACTATTTTATTGCCAAGCAGGAAG ACTTCTTAACCCAAGCACATTTGCTGGATGGTTCGGGCGGTCTCTTTTCCAT GCAATTGTTGTTTTCGTCATCACCATTCATTCCTATGCTTTTGAGAAAAGTGAGATGGAGGAGGTAGCAATGGTTGCACTGTCTGGATGCATTTGGTTGCAGGCATTTGTCGTTGCATTGGAGACCAA TTCTTTTACGATTTTGCAACACCTGGCAATATGGGGCAATCTTCTTGGTTTTTATGTCATCAACTGGATTGTTAGCGCCATCCCAGCATCAGGAATGTACACAATAATGTTTCGTTTGTGCAAGCAGCCGTCTTACTGGGTTACAATGatt CTTATTGTAGCAACAGGAATGGGGCCTGTTCTGGCACTGAAGTACTTGAGATACACATATAGGTCGAGCAAAATCAACATACTCCAGCAGGCAGAGCGTTTGGGAGGGCCGATCCTTTCGTTGGGAATCATAGAGCCTCAGTCAAGATCCCCCTTGGACAAAGATCTTGCTCCTCTCTCTATAACACAACCAAAGAACCGCACTTCTGTATATGAACCTCTCTTGTCAGAATCTCCTAGCGCCACAAGACGCTCTATCGGACCCGCACAGAGATTCGATTATTTCCAGTCACAGTCCCCACTCGCCTCTACTTATACAAGAAAGGATAACTGA
- the LOC121802453 gene encoding uncharacterized protein LOC121802453: MGGGAVEEWVNAAMTDDAMVVDLLVRLHRAPLEWSVRQRRSKPATVRKPGRSSPTTPLSWSDATSASQYSTRPLPFKLSTSTRSKSNVDGEKTNSKRSRKKKTLAELKDEESSLLKERRELKREMAALRMNLERQRATHERLKRRKIDLQPSQESTSVAEESVSGQQLQMESTACDPTTLTTPIVSGSDVPLQSSVSNARCNGNADAASGSKFILPDLNIPFDEPS, from the exons ATGGGTGGTGGCGCCGTCGAGGAATGGGTCAACGCCGCCATGACCGACGACGCTATGGTGGTCGACCTCCTGGTGCGTCTACACCGCGCCCCGCTGGAGTGGAGCGTGCGTCAGCGGAGGTCAAAGCCGGCGACGGTTAGGAAACCTGGTCGCAGCAGCCCCACCACTCCCCTGTCGTGGAGCGACGCCACCTCCGCCTCCCAGTACTCTACCCGCCCGCTTCCCTTCAAACTCTCCACCTCAACCAGATCTAAG AGTAATGTAGATGGTGAAAAGACCAACTCCAAGAggtcaagaaaaaagaag ACTTTGGCAGAGCTCAAAGACGAAGAGAGCTCACTGCTCAAGGAAAGAAGAGAGCTAAAAAGG GAAATGGCAGCCTTACGAATGAATCTGGAGAGACAAAGGGCTACACACGAGAGACTAAAGCGGAGGAAG ATTGATCTGCAGCCATCTCAAGAATCAACATCCGTAGCTGAGGAATCAGTCTCTGGCCAACAACTTCAAATGGAATCAACGGCTTGTGATCCTACTACTCTCACAACGCCTATTGTCTCAGGGAGTGATGTCCCTCTACAATCGTCTGTTTCAAATGCTCGTTGCAATGGGAATGCTGATGCAGCCTCTGGTTCTAAGTTTATCCTCCCTGATCTAAACATTCCGTTTGATGAGCCCAGCTAG
- the LOC121805929 gene encoding phospholipid-transporting ATPase 2-like isoform X2, whose translation MKRYVYINDENLAKDIYCDNRISNRKYTIWNFLPKNLWEQFSRFMNQYFLLIACLQLWSLITPVNPASTWGPLIFIFAVSASKEAWDDYNRYLLDKKANEKEVWIVRQGIRKLIQAQDICIGNIVWLRENDEVPCDLVLLGTADPQGFCYVETAALDGETDLKTRSIPSACMGIDVDLLHKIKGVIECPSPDKDIRRFDANMRLFPPFLDNDVFPLTIKNTLLQSCYLRNTEWACGVAVYTGNQTKLGMCRGIPEPKLTAVDAMIDKLTGAIFVFQIVVVIVLGIAGNVWKDTEGRKLWYVRYPKEGPWYELLVIPLRFELLCSIMIPISIKVSLDLVKSLYAKFIDWDDQMVDPETGIRSNATNTAISEDLGQVEYILTDKTGTLTENKMIFKRCCISGRFYGNESGDALTDAQLLNDVSTGSADVIKFLKVMAICNTVIPVRSKSGTISYKALSQDEEALVCAASRLRMIFENKNGNILDIKFNASPLRYEVLDTLEFTSDRKRMSVVVRDCQSGEIFLLSKGADETILPLTYTGQQVRTFAEAVEQYAQMGLRTLCLAWRKLDEGEYQEWASMFKEANSTLVDREWRVAEVCQRLEHDLEILGVAAIEDRLQEGVPETIETLRKAGINFWMLTGDKMNTAIQIALSCNFVSPEPKGQLLIIDGKTEDEVCRSLERVLLTTRITESEPKDVAFVVDGWALEIALKHYRKAFTELAILSRTAICCRVTPSQKAQLVELLKLCDYRTLAIGDGGNDVRMIQQADIGVGISGREGLQAARAADYSIGSVSGTSLFNSVSLMAYNVFYTSVPVLVSVLDKDLSERTVMQHPQILFYCQAGRLLNPSTFAGWFGRSLFHAIVVFVITIHSYAFEKSEMEEVAMVALSGCIWLQAFVVALETNSFTILQHLAIWGNLLGFYVINWIVSAIPASGMYTIMFRLCKQPSYWVTMILIVATGMGPVLALKYLRYTYRSSKINILQQAERLGGPILSLGIIEPQSRSPLDKDLAPLSITQPKNRTSVYEPLLSESPSATRRSIGPAQRFDYFQSQSPLASTYTRKDN comes from the exons ATGAAGCGATATGTATACATAAATGATGAAAATCTAGCAAAAGATATCTACTGCGACAATCGTATATCAAATAGAAAGTATACCATCTGGAATTTTCTCCCCAAAAATCTATGGGAACAATTCAG CCGTTTTATGAATCAATACTTTTTGTTGATTGCCTGCCTTCAACTTTGGTCCCTCATCACTCCTGTCAATCCTGCAAGTACTTGGGGTCCCCTTATATTCATATTTGCAGTCTCAGCAAGTAAAGAAGCATGGGATGATTACAATAGATATCTCTTAGATAAGAAAGCAAATGAAAAAGAAGTTTGGATTGTGAGGCAGGGTATCAGAAAGCTT ATTCAAGCCCAAGATATTTGTATCGGGAACATAGTATGGCTCCGTGAAAATGATGAAGTTCCTTGTGATCTTGTGTTACTTGGCACAGCTGATCCACAAGGGTTTTGCTATGTGGAG ACAGCAGCACTAGATGGAGAAACTGACCTAAAGACACGGTCAATACCTTCTGCTTGCATGGGAATAGATGTTGATTTGTTGCACAAAATCAAG GGTGTGATTGAGTGTCCCAGTCCAGATAAGGATATTAGGAGGTTTGATGCCAACATGCGACTGTTTCCTCCATTTCTTGATAATGATGTTTTCCCCTTGACAATTAAAaacacacttcttcaatcatgctACTTAAGGAACACAGAATGGGCATGTGGAGTTGCTGTATACACGG GCAATCAAACCAAGCTGGGCATGTGTAGGGGTATACCTGAACCAAAGCTTACAGCTGTAGATGCCATGATTGACAAATTGACTGGAGCAATATTCGTTTTCCAGATAGTTGTCGTCATTGTTCTAGGCATAGCTGGGAATGTTTGGAAGGACACAGAAGGGAGGAAG CTATGGTATGTTCGATATCCAAAAGAAGGTCCTTGGTATGAGCTTCTGGTCATCCCCCTTCGATTTGAACTACTTTGCTCCATCATGATTCCTATATCCATAAAG GTGTCCTTAGATCTAGTTAAAAGCTTGTATGCCAAATTTATAGATTGGGATGACCAGATGGTTGATCCAGAAACAGGGATTCGGTCGAATGCAACTAA CACAGCAATCAGTGAGGACTTGGGACAAGTTGAATATATATTGACAGATAAGACAGGAACtcttactgaaaataaaatgatCTTTAAAAGATGCTGCATAAGTGGGAGATTCTATGGGAATGAGAGTGGGGATGCCTTGACAG ATGCCCAGCTGCTTAATGATGTATCCACTGGGTCTGCTGATGTCATTAAATTTCTCAAAGTTATGGCCATATGCAATACTGTAATTCCTGTACGAAG CAAAAGTGGAACAATTTCATACAAGGCACTATCCCAAGATGAAGAAGCCCTTGTATGTGCTGCTTCCCGTTTGCGCATGATTTTTGAGAATAAAAATGGGAATATTCTTG ATATCAAATTCAATGCATCTCCATTGCGATATGAAGTGCTAGACACTCTGGAGTTCACATCTGACAGGAAAAGAATGTCAGTGGTGGTTAGGGACTGCCAAAGTGGAGAAATCTTTCTCTTGTCAAAAGGAGCGGATGAAACTATTCTTCCTCTTACCTATACTG GGCAACAGGTTAGAACTTTTGCTGAAGCTGTAGAACAGTATGCTCAAATGGGTCTGAGAACATTGTGCCTTGCTTGGCGCAAATTAGATGAGGGAGAATATCAGGAATGGGCCTCTATGTTTAAAGAGGCTAATAGTACTCTAGTTGATAGAGAG TGGAGAGTAGCTGAAGTCTGCCAAAGATTAGAGCATGATCTTGAGATCCTTGGTGTAGCTGCCATAGAGGATCGTCTACAG GAGGGTGTTCCAGAGACAATTGAAACTCTTAGGAAAGCTGGAATAAATTTTTGGATGTTGACTGGGGACAAGATGAACACAGCTATACAAATTGCTCTTTCCTGCAATTTTGTGTCCCCAG AGCCTAAAGGCCAGCTTCTGATTATTGATGGGAAAACTGAGGATGAAGTATGTAGGAGCTTGGAGCGAGTTTTGCTAACTACGAGAATCACAGAGTCTGAACCCAAG GATGTAGCTTTTGTTGTTGATGGCTGGGCTCTTGAAATTGCCCTCAAGCATTACCGCAAAGCATTCACAGAACTTGCGATTTTGTCACGAACAGCTATTTGCTGTCGTGTTACTCCATCCCAGAAGGCTCAG ctGGTAGAACTTCTGAAGTTATGTGATTACAGAACTCTGGCCATTGGGGATGGTGGAAACGATGTGAGGATGATCCAACAAGCTGACATAGGGGTTGGCATTAGTGGAAGAGAAGGACTGCAGGCAGCCAGGGCAGCTGATTATAGCATCGGAA GTGTCTCTGGAACCAGTCTATTCAACTCGGTCAGCTTGATGGCTTATAATGTGTTTTACACGAGTGTTCCGGTTCTGGTCAGTGTTCTCGACAAAGATCTTAGTGAAAGAACTGTAATGCAACATCCCCAGATACTATTTTATTGCCAAGCAGGAAG ACTTCTTAACCCAAGCACATTTGCTGGATGGTTCGGGCGGTCTCTTTTCCAT GCAATTGTTGTTTTCGTCATCACCATTCATTCCTATGCTTTTGAGAAAAGTGAGATGGAGGAGGTAGCAATGGTTGCACTGTCTGGATGCATTTGGTTGCAGGCATTTGTCGTTGCATTGGAGACCAA TTCTTTTACGATTTTGCAACACCTGGCAATATGGGGCAATCTTCTTGGTTTTTATGTCATCAACTGGATTGTTAGCGCCATCCCAGCATCAGGAATGTACACAATAATGTTTCGTTTGTGCAAGCAGCCGTCTTACTGGGTTACAATGatt CTTATTGTAGCAACAGGAATGGGGCCTGTTCTGGCACTGAAGTACTTGAGATACACATATAGGTCGAGCAAAATCAACATACTCCAGCAGGCAGAGCGTTTGGGAGGGCCGATCCTTTCGTTGGGAATCATAGAGCCTCAGTCAAGATCCCCCTTGGACAAAGATCTTGCTCCTCTCTCTATAACACAACCAAAGAACCGCACTTCTGTATATGAACCTCTCTTGTCAGAATCTCCTAGCGCCACAAGACGCTCTATCGGACCCGCACAGAGATTCGATTATTTCCAGTCACAGTCCCCACTCGCCTCTACTTATACAAGAAAGGATAACTGA
- the LOC121805932 gene encoding F-box/LRR-repeat protein 14-like produces MDDLPDLVAWDILERLNTTVDKSAISLTCKRLHKLDNVQRKSIRVGCGLRPANEALVSLCNRFQNLEKVEISYSGWMSKLGKQLDDRGLYNLSISCPRLTDLTLSYCTFITDAGLTHLAACSNLSALKLIFTPRISGCGILSVVVGCKKLALLHLIRCLNITRMEWLEYLGKLETLEDLCIKNCRAIGEGDLIRLGQTWQRLKRLQFEVDANYRYMKVYDRLAVDQWQKQSVPCDKMTELTLVNGIISPGRGLACVLGKCRNLEKIHLDMCVGVRDSDIIGLARNSGSSLRSISLRVPSDFSLPLLMTNSIRLTDKCLEALAQNCSRLESVRLSFSDGDFPSISSFSLQGILTVVLTCPMRELALDHVYSFDDVGMQALCSAEHLEMVELTRCQEITDEGLELAAQFPQLRVLKLSKCLGVSDDGLKPLVGSGKLKVLAVDDCPQISHRGVEGAADSVSFKRDLSWMY; encoded by the coding sequence ATGGATGATTTGCCAGACCTAGTAGCTTGGGACATATTGGAGAGGCTAAACACAACGGTGGATAAAAGTGCTATATCTCTAACATGTAAGCGCCTCCACAAATTAGACAATGTGCAACGGAAGTCTATACGCGTTGGCTGTGGCCTGCGTCCTGCCAATGAGGCATTGGTTTCTCTCTGCAACCGGTTTCAGAATTTGGAAAAGGTCGAAATCTCTTACTCAGGTTGGATGTCCAAGTTGGGGAAACAGTTGGATGATCGAGGTCTTTATAATCTCTCCATTAGCTGTCCTCGTCTCACTGATCTTACCTTAAGTTATTGCACTTTTATCACTGATGCTGGTTTGACTCACTTGGCTGCCTGCTCTAATCTCTCTGCCTTGAAGTTGATCTTCACTCCGAGAATCAGTGGATGTGGGATATTATCAGTGGTAGTGGGATGTAAGAAGCTCGCATTGCTGCACCTCATTCGTTGTCTCAATATCACCAGAATGGAATGGCTGGAGTATCTTGGCAAGCTTGAGACGCTTGAAGATCTTTGCATCAAGAATTGCAGGGCAATTGGAGAAGGCGATCTCATTAGATTAGGGCAAACTTGGCAAAGATTGAAACGGTTGCAATTTGAGGTGGATGCGAATTATCGTTACATGAAAGTTTATGACAGGCTAGCAGTGGATCAGTGGCAGAAGCAGTCGGTTCCATGTGATAAGATGACCGAACTTACATTGGTGAACGGCATCATCAGCCCTGGGAGAGGTCTTGCCTGCGTCTTGGGGAAATGCCGGAACTTGGAAAAGATTCACTTAGACATGTGTGTCGGGGTAAGAGATTCCGACATTATAGGTTTGGCTCGCAACTCAGGGAGCAGCCTCCGGTCCATCTCACTCCGAGTGCCATCGGATTTCTCACTCCCTCTCCTGATGACCAATTCCATAAGGCTAACAGACAAATGCCTGGAAGCATTGGCTCAGAACTGCTCGCGCCTTGAGTCCGTGAGACTATCTTTCTCCGATGGCGACTTCCCCTCCATTTCCTCGTTCTCTCTGCAGGGGATCCTCACGGTGGTGCTCACGTGTCCCATGAGGGAGCTTGCTCTGGATCACGTGTACTCGTTTGATGATGTGGGGATGCAAGCTCTTTGTAGTGCAGAGCATCTTGAAATGGTGGAGTTGACAAGGTGCCAAGAGATTACAGATGAGGGGCTGGAGCTTGCAGCACAGTTTCCTCAGCTGCGAGTCTTGAAGCTCAGCAAATGCCTCGGGGTAAGCGACGACGGGTTGAAGCCGCTCGTGGGGTCGGGTAAGTTGAAGGTTTTGGCAGTGGATGATTGTCCCCAGATATCTCATAGGGGCGTTGAAGGAGCTGCTGATTCGGTTTCTTTTAAGCGGGATCTCTCGTGGATGTATTAG